One genomic window of Malaciobacter molluscorum LMG 25693 includes the following:
- a CDS encoding FMN-binding glutamate synthase family protein: protein MNDFVLIIDIMIALFVIVIIAWYIHDKYVQRDHQLLVNYPIIGRLRYLFEEFREPFRQYFGDEKFYESKDKLDWVYKAARDLPNYASFSPSQPLPKPKFMLRHANIVLNENEVDTHFGVTFGENKKYSYHAKSIIARSAMSDGSISPEGTRAFVRGAFMGGFPINSGEGGLTSNFFVTHRNYNPSYMTEVHGTITQRFVKKVVQKLFNGAMAADVYRSLVFKKDPEAETYVFDLKSEVFHRPNWEAHLENFPEEVPEDMPDIILQLSSGLYGARDKQGNFDPDRYQKTMRFCKMTEIKMAQGAKQTGGKLIADKVSPAIAYYRNVEAHKDLFSPNRFPYANTVEELFDFVGRLQSLSNKPVGLKIVISDIENIEPYAKEIKKRIDEGNSAYPDFISIDGGSGGSATAPIEMMERIGLDARDSIYLVDKILTDYNVRDKIKLVASGKVLTPDDVIVLMSLGADFIQIARGFMMSAGCIRARYCSGTNGHECPVGLATQNKSKRKKYFVYKHAKYVRDYHNNLLKGVKGLLAVMGLSNISKLNRHRLIFVDADGKVHDNIDQVFKRRLDIGKDKEDEFYELR from the coding sequence ATGAATGATTTTGTGTTAATAATTGATATAATGATTGCGCTTTTCGTTATTGTAATTATTGCTTGGTATATCCATGACAAATATGTTCAAAGAGATCACCAACTTTTGGTAAATTATCCAATAATTGGTAGATTAAGGTATCTATTTGAAGAGTTTAGAGAACCATTTAGACAATATTTTGGGGATGAAAAATTCTATGAGTCTAAAGATAAGCTTGATTGGGTTTATAAAGCTGCTAGAGATTTGCCTAATTATGCATCTTTTTCTCCTTCTCAACCTTTACCTAAACCAAAATTTATGTTAAGACATGCAAATATAGTTTTAAATGAAAATGAAGTTGATACTCATTTTGGAGTAACTTTTGGAGAAAATAAAAAATATTCTTATCATGCAAAATCAATTATTGCAAGAAGTGCAATGAGTGATGGGTCAATTTCACCAGAAGGTACAAGAGCTTTTGTTCGTGGAGCATTTATGGGAGGATTTCCTATTAATTCAGGTGAAGGAGGTTTAACTTCTAACTTTTTTGTTACACATAGAAATTATAACCCTTCTTATATGACAGAAGTTCATGGTACTATTACTCAACGATTTGTAAAAAAAGTTGTACAAAAACTTTTTAATGGTGCAATGGCTGCTGATGTGTATAGAAGTTTAGTTTTTAAAAAAGATCCAGAAGCTGAAACTTATGTATTTGATTTAAAATCAGAAGTATTTCATCGACCAAACTGGGAAGCTCATTTAGAAAACTTTCCCGAAGAAGTTCCTGAAGATATGCCGGATATAATTTTACAATTGAGTTCTGGGTTATATGGAGCAAGGGATAAGCAAGGTAATTTTGATCCTGATAGATACCAAAAAACTATGCGTTTTTGTAAAATGACAGAGATTAAAATGGCCCAAGGAGCTAAACAAACGGGTGGAAAACTTATTGCAGATAAAGTAAGTCCTGCCATTGCTTATTATAGAAATGTAGAAGCACATAAAGATCTCTTTTCACCAAATAGATTTCCTTATGCAAATACTGTAGAAGAATTATTTGATTTTGTAGGAAGATTACAATCTTTATCAAATAAACCAGTTGGTTTAAAAATAGTAATCTCAGATATTGAAAATATTGAACCATATGCAAAAGAGATAAAAAAAAGAATAGATGAAGGAAATAGTGCTTATCCTGATTTTATATCAATTGATGGAGGAAGTGGAGGAAGTGCTACTGCTCCAATTGAAATGATGGAAAGAATTGGACTTGATGCTAGAGATTCTATTTATTTAGTTGATAAAATATTAACAGATTATAATGTGCGAGATAAAATTAAACTTGTTGCAAGTGGAAAAGTTTTAACTCCTGATGATGTAATAGTTTTAATGTCTTTAGGTGCTGATTTTATACAAATTGCAAGAGGATTTATGATGAGTGCTGGATGTATTAGAGCAAGATATTGTTCTGGAACAAATGGTCACGAATGTCCTGTTGGATTGGCAACTCAAAATAAAAGTAAAAGAAAAAAATATTTTGTGTATAAACATGCAAAATATGTAAGAGATTATCATAATAATTTATTAAAAGGTGTAAAAGGCTTACTTGCTGTAATGGGATTAAGTAATATTAGTAAATTAAATAGACATAGACTTATTTTTGTAGATGCAGATGGTAAAGTACATGATAATATTGATCAAGTTTTTAAAAGAAGATTAGATATAGGTAAAGATAAAGAGGACGAATTTTATGAACTTAGATAA
- a CDS encoding DUF6394 family protein — protein sequence MNLDKVIAGFFIILAMTINFGFFYGDMDSLEMHSKYELFAAIIINIIATTLKLGDKTQMGSVLLATSLVADIQLIAAATIWTVAEYAYSIDKEIVGMIISLSGGALLANITSVTLYIGETIKSKR from the coding sequence ATGAACTTAGATAAAGTAATTGCAGGGTTTTTTATTATTTTAGCAATGACAATAAATTTTGGGTTTTTTTATGGAGATATGGATTCTTTAGAAATGCATAGTAAATATGAATTATTTGCTGCAATAATTATTAATATAATTGCAACAACACTCAAACTTGGTGATAAAACACAAATGGGTTCAGTTTTATTAGCAACATCTTTAGTTGCGGATATTCAATTAATAGCAGCTGCAACTATATGGACAGTTGCTGAATATGCTTACTCTATTGACAAAGAGATTGTTGGTATGATTATTTCTTTATCTGGTGGAGCATTATTAGCAAATATTACATCAGTTACATTGTATATTGGTGAAACAATAAAATCAAAAAGATAA
- a CDS encoding potassium channel family protein, with the protein MKNSSLFIILYRMRMPFIIIIVAYTVAIIGLLLIEGKDANGQPYQMSIFEAFYFVTYMATTIGFGETPHEFTYAQRIWVSMSVYITVVGWFYGVGALIRLLQDKLFLQEIEKSRFRRQLKSLKQRFIIILGYNQITSEIIKRAIEQDIRTVVIEKNEERGNDLLLENFTPTVPLLVADAHSAVSLEEAGIKKHNCKGLVSLFENDALNLRIALTSKLLNKNVKLAIKSTTENHTENLRDLNVEIIANPFLIISNEINMAINAPNLLKLEKWLYKVDNLNSSLPLFPKGKYIFCGFGRMGQTVYERLKMSNIEAHFIEIDKNKQLIIKDDKNALITYANADDKDTLLQIGIEDSIAIIAGTGDDTTNLSILATAKKLNPKIMTIARQNEMEDISIFQSANIDHIFMPAKILINKTTNALINPLSDLFIRKIANNEEIWAAKLVRRLFETINENPLLFELEIDSEQAYEIVRYLKTKEELTLNIFRVSLHNKEHKNNVVPLLLVRNNEDILLPEWEETIQIGDKILFACDNHAKNDIEYIAQNIYEFYYALTGKEKRTIFKGF; encoded by the coding sequence GTGAAAAATAGTTCACTATTTATTATTCTTTATAGAATGAGAATGCCTTTTATAATAATAATTGTTGCTTATACAGTAGCAATTATTGGATTATTACTTATTGAAGGTAAGGATGCAAATGGGCAGCCTTATCAAATGTCAATTTTTGAAGCATTTTATTTTGTAACGTATATGGCTACTACAATTGGATTTGGTGAAACTCCTCATGAATTTACTTATGCTCAAAGAATATGGGTAAGTATGTCAGTTTATATTACTGTTGTTGGATGGTTTTACGGTGTAGGAGCATTAATAAGATTATTACAAGATAAACTTTTTTTACAAGAAATTGAAAAAAGTAGATTTAGAAGGCAATTAAAATCATTAAAACAAAGATTTATAATTATTTTGGGTTATAATCAAATAACAAGTGAAATAATAAAAAGAGCAATTGAACAAGATATAAGAACAGTAGTAATAGAAAAAAATGAAGAGAGAGGAAATGATTTACTTCTTGAAAATTTTACTCCTACGGTGCCTTTATTAGTAGCAGATGCCCATAGTGCAGTTTCTTTAGAAGAAGCGGGTATTAAAAAGCATAACTGCAAAGGGTTAGTCTCTCTTTTTGAAAATGATGCTTTAAATTTAAGAATTGCATTGACTTCTAAATTATTAAATAAAAATGTAAAACTTGCAATAAAATCAACAACAGAAAATCATACTGAAAATTTAAGAGATTTAAATGTAGAAATAATTGCAAATCCCTTTTTAATTATTTCAAATGAAATCAATATGGCTATAAATGCACCAAATTTACTAAAACTTGAAAAATGGTTATATAAAGTAGATAATTTAAATTCATCATTACCTTTATTTCCAAAAGGAAAATATATTTTTTGTGGTTTTGGAAGAATGGGACAAACTGTTTATGAAAGATTAAAAATGAGTAATATTGAAGCTCATTTTATAGAAATTGATAAAAATAAACAATTGATAATAAAAGATGATAAAAATGCATTAATAACTTATGCTAATGCAGATGATAAAGATACTTTACTTCAAATAGGTATAGAAGATTCTATTGCAATTATTGCTGGAACAGGAGATGATACAACGAATTTATCTATATTAGCAACTGCAAAAAAATTAAATCCAAAAATTATGACAATTGCAAGACAAAATGAGATGGAAGATATATCTATTTTCCAAAGTGCAAATATTGATCATATTTTTATGCCTGCAAAAATTTTGATAAATAAAACTACTAATGCTTTAATAAATCCACTCTCAGATCTATTTATTAGAAAAATTGCAAATAATGAAGAAATTTGGGCTGCAAAATTAGTTAGACGTCTTTTTGAAACAATAAATGAAAATCCTTTATTGTTTGAATTAGAAATTGATTCTGAACAAGCATATGAAATTGTAAGATACTTAAAAACAAAAGAAGAGTTAACTCTAAATATTTTTAGAGTATCATTACATAATAAAGAACATAAAAATAATGTTGTTCCTTTACTTTTAGTAAGAAATAATGAAGATATTTTATTGCCAGAGTGGGAAGAAACA